In Abditibacteriaceae bacterium, one genomic interval encodes:
- a CDS encoding aldo/keto reductase, with product MQYTSIPATSLKPSVICLGTGSFGSAISTDDSFAMLDAFAEAGGNFADSAHIYAAWLPGGAGQSERTLGKWLASRKPQNFIVGTKGGHPDLDTMDVSRLRPEDIARDLDESLERLGLDSVDLYWLHRDAAGIPVAEILHALDEHVRSGRVRALGASNWSTARIGEANAEAVRRGWTGFCASQIGWSLAEVNAAVRGKGGMEWMDDGTLAWHRTTGFPAMGYSSQANGFFAHPLPPVEGPVTDKQKALASSYLSDRNRLRFGRATGLGLDRGKTAGEVALAYLWSQDFPAVAIIGPRNLAQLRESLGASDLKLSPREIHFLEGKDARE from the coding sequence ATGCAATACACATCAATTCCCGCCACGTCGTTGAAGCCCTCGGTCATCTGTCTGGGCACCGGCTCGTTTGGCTCGGCCATATCAACCGACGACTCATTCGCCATGCTTGATGCTTTTGCAGAAGCGGGCGGCAACTTCGCGGACAGCGCCCACATCTATGCGGCATGGCTTCCCGGTGGCGCGGGACAAAGCGAGCGGACGCTGGGGAAGTGGCTGGCCAGCCGCAAGCCACAGAACTTCATCGTCGGCACAAAAGGCGGGCATCCCGATTTAGACACGATGGACGTTTCGCGGCTGAGGCCGGAGGACATTGCCCGTGATCTGGACGAAAGTCTGGAACGATTAGGACTCGACTCGGTCGATCTGTACTGGCTCCACCGCGACGCCGCCGGGATCCCCGTTGCCGAAATCCTCCATGCGCTGGACGAACATGTCCGGTCGGGTCGTGTCCGGGCTCTCGGAGCCTCCAACTGGAGCACGGCGCGTATCGGTGAAGCGAACGCAGAAGCGGTCCGTCGTGGCTGGACGGGCTTTTGTGCGAGCCAGATCGGATGGAGTCTGGCCGAAGTCAATGCAGCGGTGCGAGGAAAGGGCGGTATGGAGTGGATGGATGATGGAACACTGGCCTGGCACCGCACCACGGGCTTTCCGGCGATGGGCTACTCGTCACAGGCGAACGGTTTTTTCGCACATCCGTTACCTCCGGTGGAGGGGCCGGTGACCGACAAGCAGAAAGCTCTGGCCTCCTCTTACCTGAGCGACCGCAACAGGCTGCGCTTCGGGCGTGCAACCGGACTCGGTCTGGATCGGGGCAAGACGGCCGGAGAAGTTGCCCTCGCTTATCTGTGGAGTCAGGACTTCCCCGCGGTCGCGATCATCGGGCCCCGTAACCTGGCGCAACTCCGGGAAAGTCTGGGTGCCTCCGATCTGAAATTAAGTCCCCGTGAAATCCACTTTCTCGAAGGGAAGGACGCCCGGG